GCCGCCGCTGCCCACGCCGGCTCCGGCGCCGAAACCGGAGGCGCGTGCCGCCGCGCCCGCACCGGCTCCGGCCGCCCCACCGGCCGAGAAGGCCGCGCTGCCCCCAGGCATCGCCGTGGTCAGCCCGACGCCGGCCGCCGCGCCCGCCGAACGCATCTACACCGTCAACGAACTGCCGGACGCGCTGCGCCGGGACTTCCCGAGGCTGTCGGTGGGCGGGGCGATGTACTCGGAGCGCGCGGCCGACCGCATGGTGGTGCTCAACGGCCAGGTCTTCCACGAGGGCGACGCCCTGGGCAAGGACCTGAAGCTGCGCCAGATCAAGCTGAAGTCCGCGGTGCTGGAGTTCCGCGGTTACCGCGTCGAGA
This genomic stretch from Piscinibacter gummiphilus harbors:
- a CDS encoding general secretion pathway protein GspB, whose product is MSYILDALRKADAERRGVTAPAALAEPAVLVAPDDPDADLPPTPARPWIWVLGGMGVALLGVLGWQLLRGNGAPVPAPVVAAAPAVAVPPPAPAPVVAPPPPAAPPPPNEDALPNFPPPLPTPAPAPKPEARAAAPAPAPAAPPAEKAALPPGIAVVSPTPAAAPAERIYTVNELPDALRRDFPRLSVGGAMYSERAADRMVVLNGQVFHEGDALGKDLKLRQIKLKSAVLEFRGYRVEIAY